One genomic region from Nymphaea colorata isolate Beijing-Zhang1983 chromosome 12, ASM883128v2, whole genome shotgun sequence encodes:
- the LOC116265730 gene encoding mediator of RNA polymerase II transcription subunit 12 — translation MQRTLAASCGGGVGNSVVGGGSSREAGRTDSSFLPSNFPPNSRRSQQLTPYKLRCDKEPLSCRLGPPDFYPQTPNCPEEALNKEVLQSGYRETVDGLEECRDISATYVGHLPKPAILHCKESIRKRLRAINESRALKRKAGQVYGVPLSGSLLTKPGVFPEQRHCAEESRRKWIESLSQQHKRLRLLSDHVPPISRKRSLFEVLIKHNVPILRATWFIKVTYLNQVRSINSGVSSGGADRPRLTRTELWTKDVIEYLQYVLDELLQNEFHHSMPHGRDQPPQTLLGGFVQQKGIESMQVTPDGEEPSLHFKWLYMVRIVRWHYSEGLLLPSHIVEWVLHQLQEKESFEALRLLLPIAYDFIECIALSQSYVRMFGDVAVRFLQEYSANGLSLAEDSQKACIASMLVELLRYLILTVPDTFVSLDYFPLPSCVYPDLKGSGSSVVLASDNVEKTQSGSRDCEIKIVNAYHQYLSFDNAVSSVQKRAADLAKAASPSFQDHGEARVAQTLDKAVMAGDVRGAYNFLFENLSIEGVAEGWIAEVSPCLRSCLKWIGCTSVPEICACFFLFEWATCDFRDCRSYLPSNVKVTGTRDFSQIYFAVSILQLKMEDIKGSLQVKSENVLDNGIAEKKPKLLESHSSRTKLTHFATRKLDAKFPGVSSKISDVFVSPGPLHDIVVSWLDQHEVRKGQGAKRVQALIMELIRHGIFYPQAYVRQLIVSGIMDRSLTSVYSDKQKRHTRLLKQLPAPYLIYALKEAKIAEMPILVEAISIYSNERRLILHGILSGVPRNSRTGDVALSLYQNHQRSSSTNGKDAVMAMSFDPWGNSQAVHSSAALVSRHTGRAKVQELKEAISALLHLPDFCITFMDKIHIHAGSEGHHTRYLGSVHTKTDVGEVTPGCEECRKLKRQKLNEERSPQQVHGFSSYVSDDEDMWWARKGTKLTELNKIDQPVKPTKQSSRGRQKIVRRTQSLAQLAAARIEGSQGASSSHVCDHRISCLHHRNGIENEFSREGTSRNHACDIVTLGKTLKQLCLLERWAITSWLTSVVRELIEGGEKVASKVDFGSGSFSSTSSDKSATRWKLTEDELSSILYLLDVSFDLISVVKLLLWLLPRASFGSNPAFYGGRSTSVLSKSKGASCELGEGFLLACLQRYENVLVAANLLPEALNVAIQRAMTSMPSSGRISSSPSFVYARSLLKKYGSLSTVSKWEKDFKVTCDQKLLSELDAGDLGYAVGLPAGVEDFDDYFRQKVSGRLSRVGTGMKDMVQRHMGDVVNYIYGKERRLLAPGPARGSETEKWDDLYQTTQHIVSSLMDCIRQSTGASQDGDPAPVAAAVSALVGSVGISAVNILEAASTNSPGSSSAISSFPLNCVRRIIQVHISCLCLLRDALGDRHGRVFETALATEASNAVAESLAGKASRSQFHLSSETVDSNSNLSSEMNSSTKAFLGRPTKVVAAVSALLIGLVVHGVISLERMVSVLKIKERLDFLQFIKHLKTGSNGISRSMGAFKVDISIEICLHWFRLLVGNCRTVLDGLVADFLGESSVLALSRMQRLLPLNLVFPPAYSIFAMVIWRPYIFSSSVATREDVQLYHSLSLAIGDAIKHLPFRETCLQDTHALYALLASDASDSEFAAILELQNLDKQLRTMAFVPLRARLFLNAILDCKMPQITTLQDGGSWSHGYESKVHAENEAKLLSQLVHVLDTLQPAKFHWQWVELRLLLNEQVLIEKIDSHNLSLAEAIRYLAPNSDNCSRSENENNFTEIVLTRLLVRPDAASLYSEVIHLLGKSLEDSLLMNAKWFLGGNDVLLGRKSIRQRLKSIAENRKLSTKVQFWRPWGWLSSSGESAGGDKRKLEATSLEEGEVVDEGVDPKKPTKQGFQGPILQSFHSPQKFATEKALAELMLPCLDRSSMEFRNSFAIDLIKQMNTIEQQIVLLSRGTGKQAAGSISGTEGVGNKGSARKGIKGGSPGLGRRSTGAIDNSPVSAASLRASMRLRMQFLLRLLPIIYVDREPSNRNMRHMLASVLLRLSGTRIVHEDGDFYFTNSQKNLLLKRETESSEPSVGTSVVLTSESLFDCILCVLHGLLSSYRPSWLRAKPASKITSKPPRDVSAFDREVAESMQSELDIMQLPQAIRLRLQAAMPMLPASLPGLISSQPSTVSVAACVPLHAATSISGIPPANAAPPRNQVSGSRPVASSTAAKSKVPPSMQDPEVEIDTWTLLEDGTGCAPATSNSNVGVGGDNSNLKACSWLRGAVRVRRTDLTYVGAVDDDT, via the exons ATGCAAAGGACACTTGCTGCCAGCTGTGGTGGTGGAGTTGGTAACAGTGTAGTTGGTGGAGGATCTTCTAGGGAGGCTGGAAGAACAGATTCATCATTTTTACCTTCAAACTTCCCGCCAAACTCAAG GCGATCTCAACAATTAACTCCATACAAGCTTAGATGTGATAAAGAGCCTTTAAGTTGCAG ACTTGGTCCACCTGACTTTTATCCCCAAACTCCCAACTGTCCTGAAGAAGCTCTCAACAAGGAAGTTCTACAATCTGGATACAGGGAGACAGTTGATGGCCTTGAG GAGTGTCGTGATATCTCTGCTACTTATGTTGGGCATTTGCCAAAACCTGCCATTTTACACTGTAAAGAG TCAATCCGGAAGCGCCTGAGGGCTATAAATGAATCCCGAGCACTAAAACGGAAG GCTGGTCAAGTTTATGGAGTGCCCCTCTCTGGATCACTGTTAACCAAGCCTGGTGTTTTTCCGGAACAGCGGCATTGTGCAGAGGAGTCCCGAAGGAAATGGATTGAG AGTTTGTCACAGCAGCACAAGCGGCTGCGCTTACTTTCTGATCATGTCCCACCTATTTCTAGAAAGAGATCACTGTTTGAAGTTCTGATCAAACATAATGTTCCTATATTGAGGGCAACTTGGTTTATTAAAGTCACTTACCTAAACCAG GTTCGCTCTATAAATAGTGGTGTTTCATCTGGAGGGGCAGACAGACCTCGGCTAACACGTACTGAGCTATGGACGAAGGATGTAATAGAATATCTACAGTATGTTTTGGATGAATTATTGCAAAATGAGTTTCACCATTCAATGCCTCATGGGAGAGATCAGCCGCCACAAACACTGCTGGGTGGCTTTGTGCAACAGAAAGGTATTGAGTCCATGCAAGTTACTCCTGATGGGGAGGAACCTTCACTTCATTTTAAATGGTTGTATATGGTCCGTATTGTTCGTTGGCACTATTCAGAAGGGCTGCTGCTTCCATCTCACATTGTTGAGTGGGTTCTTCATCAGCTTCAG GAAAAGGAATCATTTGAGGCTTTACGACTGCTGTTGCCTATTGCATATGACTTTATAGAATGCATTGCATTGTCACAATCCTATGTGAGGATGTTTGGGGATGTTGCTGTACGCTTTTTACAGGAATATTCAGCGAATGGTTTATCTCTTGCAGAAGATTCCCAGAAAGCTTGTATTGCGTCTATGTTGGTTGAGTTGCTTCGGTACTTAATCCTAACCGTGCCTGATACCTTTGTTTCACTGGATTACTTTCCCTTGCCCTCTTGTGTATATCCAGATTTAAAGGGTTCTGGCTCTTCCGTAGTTCTAGCATCTGACAATGTGGAGAAGACTCAATCTGGTTCTAGAGATTGCGAAATAAAAATTGTGAATGCTTATCATCAGTATTTGTCCTTTGACAATGCTGTTTCTTCTGTGCAAAAGCGTGCTGCTGATCTTGCAAAAGCTGCTTCTCCAAGTTTTCAGGACCATGGAGAGGCTAGAGTTGCACAAACATTAGACAAAGCTGTGATGGCAGGGGATGTCAGAGGTGCTTACAACttcctttttgaaaatttgtctaTTGAAGGGGTTGCAGAAGGATGGATAGCAGAAGTCAGCCCATGTCTAAGGTCATGCTTGAAGTGGATTGGGTGCACATCTGTCCCAGAGATCTGTGCTTGTTTTTTCCTGTTTGAATGGGCAACATGTGATTTTAGAGATTGTCGCAGTTACTTACCATCAAATGTGAAAGTTACTGGTACGAGGGATTTTTCTCAGATCTATTTTGCTGTGTCAATTTTGCAACTAAAGATGGAAGATATTAAAGGCTCGTTACAAGTTAAGAGTGAAAATGTGCTTGACAATGGCATTGCTGAGAAGAAACCCAAGCTATTGGAGAGCCATTCTAGCAGAACAAAACTAACCCATTTTGCTACACGAAAGCTTGACGCCAAATTTCCAGGTGTCAGTTCTAAAATATCAGATGTTTTTGTAAGTCCTGGCCCATTGCATGATATTGTGGTCTCTTGGCTAGACCAGCATGAAGTACGCAAGGGTCAAGGTGCTAAGCGTGTTCAAGCTCTTATCATGGAACTCATCCGCCATGGCATATTCTATCCCCAAGCTTATGTGCGGCAGCTTATTGTTAGTGGAATTATGGACAGAAGCTTGACTTCAGTCTATTCTGATAAGCAGAAAAGACACACCAGACTCCTGAAGCAGCTGCCGGCACCTTATTTGATTTATGCCTTGAAAGAAGCTAAAATTGCTGAAATGCCTATACTTGTTGAGGCAATAAGTATCTACTCTAATGAGCGACGCCTTATCCTTCATGGGATTTTGAGTGGAGTACCGAGGAATTCCAGAACAGGTGATGTTGCATTGAGCCTGTATCAGAATCACCAGAGAAGCAGTTCAACCAATGGAAAGGATGCTGTGATGGCCATGTCTTTTGATCCATGGGGGAACTCTCAAGCAGTGCATAGTTCTGCAGCTTTGGTCAGTAGGCATACTGGCAGGGCCAAAGTTCAAGAGCTGAAAGAAGCTATCTCAGCCTTACTGCATCTCCCAGATTTCTGCATCACATTCATGGACAAGATACATATTCATGCTGGTTCTGAGGGACATCACACTAGATATCTTGGTTCAGTTCACACAAAAACTGATGTGGGAGAAGTTACACCTGGCTGTGAAGAATGCAGAAAGTTGAAGAGGCAGAAGCTGAATGAGGAAAGGAGTCCACAGCAGGTTCATGGATTTTCATCCTATGTATCAGATGATGAAGACATGTGGTGGGCACGAAAAGGAACTAAGTTAACAGAGTTGAACAAAATTGATCAGCCTGTTAAACCAACAAAGCAATCTTCTAGAGGGAGACAAAAGATTGTGCGAAGAACCCAAAGTTTAGCACAATTGGCAGCTGCCAGGATTGAGGGAAGTCAGGGTGCATCTTCCAGCCATGTGTGCGATCATAGAATATCCTGCCTGCACCACAGAAATGGCATTGAAAATGAGTTCTCAAGGGAAGGCACATCTAGGAATCATGCTTGTGATATTGTTACGTTAGGTAAAACCTTGAAACAACTATGCCTTCTTGAGCGATGGGCCATCACAAGCTGGTTAACTTCTGTAGTGAGGGAGCTAATTGAGGGAGGCGAAAAGGTGGCTTCCAAGGTTGACTTTGGGTCaggttcattttcttctacaaGCAGTGATAAAAGTGCTACACGTTGGAAGCTCACTGAAGATGAATTATCTAGCATACTTTATTTGTTAGATGTTtcttttgatttgatttcagTTGTGAAATTGCTGTTGTGGTTGCTTCCAAGAGCTTCATTTGGTTCAAATCCAGCATTTTATGGTGGGAGAAGTACATCTGTTTTATCCAAAAGTAAGGGTGCTTCTTGTGAACTGGGAGAAGGATTTCTGCTGGCATGCCTTCAAAG GTATGAAAATGTACTTGTGGCTGCGAATCTTCTTCCAGAAGCACTTAATGTTGCAATTCAACGTGCTATGACATCTATGCCTTCTAGTGGAAGGATTTCCAGTTCACCTTCCTTTGTTTATGCACGAAGTCTCTTGAAGAAGTATGGTTCTCTATCCACTGTCTCAAAGTGGGAAAAGGACTTCAAAGTAACATGTGATCAGAAGCTCCTTAGTGAACTTGATGCTGGTGACCTTGGGTATGCAGTTGGCTTGCCAGCTGGGGTGGAGGATTTTGATGATTATTTTCGTCAAAAGGTGAGTGGAAGGTTGTCAAGGGTTGGGACAGGCATGAAAGATATGGTTCAAAGGCATATGGGGGATGTCGTAAACTATATTTATGGAAAAGAAAGGAGGCTTCTTGCTCCCGGACCTGCAAGAGGTTCAGAAACAGAAAAATGGGATGACTTGTATCAAACAACTCAACATATTGTGTCGAGTTTAATGGACTGCATTCGTCAGAGCACTGGTGCATCTCAGGATGGGGACCCTGCTCCAGTGGCTGCAGCAGTGTCTGCTTTGGTTGGTAGTGTGGGGATTTCTGCAGTTAATATACTTGAAGCAGCTAGCACTAACAGCCCAGGTTCTTCTTCAGCAATAAGCTCGTTCCCATTGAACTGTGTTCGTCGTATTATACAGGTTCACATCAGCTGCCTCTGCCTCTTAAGGGATGCTTTGGGTGACAGACATGGTCGTGTGTTTGAGACTGCTCTCGCAACAGAAGCATCTAATGCTGTGGCTGAATCATTGGCAGGAAAAGCTTCTCGCAGTCAGTTCCATCTCTCATCAGAAACTGTTGATAGCAATTCAAATTTGTCAAGTGAAATGAACAGTTCAACCAAGGCATTTCTTGGAAGGCCTACTAAAGTTGTAGCAGCAGTGTCTGCACTACTAATTGGTCTTGTTGTTCATGGTGTTATCAGCTTGGAAAGGATGGTATCAGTTCTAAAAATAAAGGAGCGTCTAGATTTCCTACAGTTCATAAAACATCTGAAGACTGGTTCCAATGGGATTTCTCGTTCCATGGGTGCTTTCAAGGTGGATATTAGTATTGAAATTTGTTTGCATTGGTTCAGGCTTCTGGTTGGCAATTGTCGAACAGTTTTAGATGGATTGGTTGCAGATTTTCTTGGTGAATCATCTGTTTTAGCTCTTTCAAGAATGCAGCGTTTGCTTCCACTTAACTTGGTTTTCCCACCTGCTTATTCAATTTTTGCTATGGTAATTTGGAGGCCTTACATTTTTAGTAGTAGTGTAGCAACTCGTGAAGATGTTCAACTCTATCACTCTTTATCATTAGCAATAGGAGATGCTATAAAACATCTACCTTTCCGTGAAACCTGTTTACAGGATACCCATGCTCTCTATGCACTTTTAGCTTCTGATGCAAGTGATTCTGAGTTTGCAGCTATATTGGAATTGCAAAATTTGGACAAGCAGTTAAGGACAATGGCATTTGTTCCTCTTAGGGCAAGGCTATTCCTAAATGCAATTCTTGACTGCAAAATGCCACAAATTACAACTTTGCAGGATGGTGGTTCTTGGTCTCATGGCTATGAATCAAAGGTTCATGCTGAGAATGAAGCAAAACTCCTGAGTCAGCTGGTTCATGTGTTGGATACTTTACAACCTGCCAAATTCCACTGGCAGTGGGTTGAATTGAGGCTTCTCTTGAATGAGCAAGTCCTCATTGAGAAGATTGATTCCCATAATTTGTCATTAGCTGAAGCTATCCGGTATCTTGCACCTAATTCAGATAATTGCTCTCGCTCAGagaatgaaaataattttacaGAAATCGTCTTGACTCGATTACTTGTCAGGCCTGATGCTGCTTCTCTTTATTCAGAAGTAATTCACCTTCTTGGAAAATCATTGGAGGACTCATTGCTTATGAATGCTAAATGGTTCTTAGGAGGCAATGATGTTCTTTTGGGGCGCAAGTCCATCAGGCAGCGTCTCAAATCTATTGCTGAGAATAGGAAACTATCCACCAAAGTGCAATTTTGGAGGCCATGGGGTTGGTTGAGTTCCAGTGGTGAGTCAGCTGGTGGTGACAAGCGAAAGTTGGAAGCTACTTCTCTTGAAGAAGGAGAGGTCGTCGATGAAGGGGTGGATCCAAAAAAGCCCACAAAACAAGGATTCCAAGGACCTATTTTACAGAGCTTCCATTCACCTCAAAAGTTTGCAACGGAGAAGGCACTTGCAGAATTGATGCTACCTTGTCTTGATCGTAGTTCGATGGAATTCCGGAATTCATTTGCAATTGATTTAATCAAGCAGATGAATACTATTGAACAACAAATTGTTTTGCTCTCACGTGGCACTGGAAAGCAGGCTGCTGGCTCCATTAGTGGTACTGAAGGTGTTGGCAACAAGGGGAGTGCACGTAAAGGTATAAAAGGGGGTAGCCCTGGACTCGGGAGACGTTCAACAGGTGCTATAGATAATTCACCGGTCTCTGCAGCTTCACTAAGGGCGTCAATGCGTTTGAGGATGCAGTTTCTCTTGAGATTACTTCCAATCATTTATGTGGACAG GGAGCCATCAAATCGTAACATGAGGCACATGCTTGCTTCAGTTCTGCTTCGTCTGTCAGGAACAAGAATAGTTCATGAGGATGGAGATTTCTATTTCACAAACAGTCAGAAGAACCTTTTGCTTAAAAGGGAGACAGAATCATCAGAACCATCAGTTGGTACATCTGTGGTGCTCACCAGTGAGAGTCTGTTTGACTGCATCCTGTGTGTGCTTCATGGATTGCTGAGTAGTTACAGACCCAGCTGGCTTAGGGCTAAACCGGCTTCCAAGATAACTTCCAAACCACCACGTGATGTTTCAGCATTTGATCGTGAAGTGGCTGAAAGCATGCAG TCTGAATTGGATATCATGCAATTGCCGCAAGCAATCCGCCTGCGTCTCCAAGCTGCAATGCCAATGTTGCCGGCGTCTCTACCCGGTTTGATTTCATCTCAGCCATCAACCGTATCAGTTGCTGCATGTGTTCCATTACATGCTGCTACCTCAATTTCTGGTATTCCACCAGCTAATGCAGCTCCTCCAAGGAACCAGGTGTCTGGTTCCCGGCCAGTGGCCTCTAGTACTGCTGCGAAATCAAAGGTACCGCCTTCCATGCAGGACCCTGAAGTGGAGATTGACACTTGGACATTACTTGAGGATGGAACTGGGTGTGCACCCGCAACTAGTAACAGTAATGTGGGTGTAGGAGGGGACAACTCTAATTTGAAGGCCTGTAGTTGGCTGAGAGGAGCGGTCAGAGTGAGGAGGACAGATCTCACTTATGTTGGTGCAGTTGATGACGATACTTGA